One part of the Anopheles merus strain MAF chromosome 3L, AmerM5.1, whole genome shotgun sequence genome encodes these proteins:
- the LOC121599027 gene encoding retinol dehydrogenase 14-like: protein MAETGNTKLLIKHVDISSLASVRAFAKEIVATEPVIDVLIHNAGVAQGFNNKVTSDGLEFTMATNYYGPFLLTHLLIDLLKRSDQGRIVIVSSKLYQFASLNPANINSINPINYFSLFPIHLYNLSKFAEIMFTQELARRLRGTKVTANCLHPGVIDTGIWRNVPFPISILFKPIQMCFRTPEEGARTSIYLSVSSDVEQISGQYFRGCKVHQLNRRVQHVARQHDLWEASKKLVKLTADDPQI from the coding sequence ATGGCAGAAACGGGCAACACGAAGCTGCTCATCAAGCACGTCGACATCAGCTCGCTCGCCTCCGTCCGCGCGTTCGCGAAGGAGATCGTCGCGACCGAGCCCGTAATCGACGTGCTGATACACAATGCCGGTGTGGCGCAGGGCTTCAACAACAAGGTCACCTCGGACGGGCTGGAGTTTACGATGGCGACCAACTACTACGGACCGTTCTTGCTGACCCATCTGCTGATAGATTTGCTCAAGCGGTCCGACCAGGGCCGCATCGTGATCGTGTCGTCGAAGCTGTACCAGTTCGCTTCGCTCAATCCGGCCAACATTAACAGCATCAACCCGATCAACTACTTCTCGCTCTTCCCCATACACCTGTACAATCTGTCCAAGTTTGCGGAGATTATGTTCACGCAGGAGCTGGCCCGCCGGCTGCGCGGTACGAAGGTGACGGCCAACTGCCTACATCCGGGCGTAATCGATACCGGCATCTGGCGCAACGTGCCGTTCCCGATCAGCATACTGTTCAAGCCGATCCAGATGTGCTTCCGCACGCCGGAGGAAGGGGCGCGCACGAGCATCTATCTGTCGGTGTCGTCGGACGTGGAGCAGATCAGCGGCCAGTACTTCCGGGGCTGCAAGGTGCATCAGCTGAACCGGCGTGTGCAGCACGTCGCCCGGCAGCACGATCTGTGGGAAGCGTCCAAGAAGCTGGTGAAGCTGACGGCCGACGATCCACAGATTTAG